TGTGAGGGCCCGAGTCAGCTTCTCCTGTTTCTGCCCGAAGAGCTTATGCACGCCCGAGACCCGGACCCCAGCCAGGGTGGCGCCGTCCACGATCTCGCCCCGCCAGACCCGGGAATAGCTCTGCTTGCCCACGTGGGGGGCATGGACCGTCTTCCAGACCTGGGCCAGGGGTGCCGGCCCTTCCGGTATGCCCAAGCGGGCGGCCGTGATGGAAGCCTCCGGGGACTCATGCCGCAGGAGCTTGAGGATCCGCCGGACGCCGCCGTCCTTCTCGGCACTCCCGAAGATGACCGGTACCAGCTTGGCCTCCTGGAAGCCCATCCGCATGACCTTGAAGACCTCCTCCATTCCCGGCAGGCGATCCTCCAGGAGCATGGACATCAACTCATCATCCAGAGCGCAGATCTTCTCCAGCATCTCCTGGCGGGAGTGGGCCAGTTCCTCCCTGGCGTTCTCGGGCACCTCGATGCGCTCCGACTCCTGGTGCTCCCGATAGAGGAAGGCCCGCTCGAAGGAGAGGTCCACATAGCCCTTGAGACTCTCGCCCTCGATCAGGGGGAACTGGCGGAGGACCAAAGGCGTCTCGGTCCAGTGCTGGAGGGCCTCCACCGTAGCTCCCAGGTACTTGGCGGCCTGGGCCGAGTCCATCTTGTTCACGAAAACCATGTGCGGGATGGCGTGTTCGTCCAGGAAGCGCAGGATCGGGGCGGCCATCATGGCCCGGTTGGGGTCGGGCTCCACCACCACCACCGCCGCATCGGCCACCATGAGGGCCCCGGTCATCTCCTGGAGGAACTCCACTGAGCCCGGGCAGTCGATGAAGGTCCACTCCTCCTCCAGATAGCCGAAGGTGGCGACATCCGCATCCAGGGACATCTGCCGGGCCCGGGCTTCCGGCGAGAAGGCCCCCACGGTGCTTCCGTCCCTGACAGAGCCCTTCCGGGCGACGTTTCCGGAAGCAAAAAGCAGGCTCTCCAACAGAGAGGTCTTGCCGGACATGAAGGGGCCCACCAGGGCCGCAACGCGTGGAGCAGATGGAGACTTGGTCACGATCACTCTCCTTGATTGGGTTGTCAGGGTTGTTACGCCCACGTTTTACACCCGGTCCACAGGAAGGCAACAAAAAGTCTCGCCGGATCTCGTTTCCACGGGAGCTTTCCCCGGGAGGTCCCGTCATTCCTCGCTTGCAGCCCTGTGCTCCGCTGAGGGACGCCTTCCTGGCCTACGGCCCGGGGAAGGAATCTTGACTGGATAGATCAGGATAATTAGACTGGGCCGTGGAAACATCATGGGGTGCCCGTGAAGATCTCGGCCCGCGGCAGATATTCGATGCAAGCGCTCTTCGACCTGGCCCACCACAGCCACGGCCACGCAGTCCCCCTGCATCTCATCGCCGAACGCCAGGGCCTCAGTCTCCCCTTCCTCGAGCAGATCTTCAACAAGCTCAAGAAGGCCGGTATCGTGGCCAGCGTGCGCGGACCCAAGGGGGGCTATGTGCTCACCCAGCCCTGCAACCAGATTACCGTCGGTCAGGTGCTGCGCCTTACGGACCCTGGCTTCTACGCCATGGCCCAGGAGGATCCCGGCAGGGCCAGCACCGCTCTCAAAGCCGATGACAAGATGAACCGGATCCTCTGGAAGCAGCTGGAGGATCACATCACCAACTTCATGAACACCGTCACGCTGGCGGACCTCTGTGTGGAGAGCCAGAGCAACGCCTGCCCCGCGTGCACCTGCCCGGACTACACCCAGGATCTGAGCGAGCAGTTCCGCAGCGGCAAGCGCAAGGCCTGCTGCCTGGACTTCTGATGTCCAATCCCTGTTCCCTGCCCGGCTTCGCTGCGCCGCCCACCGAAGCCGACCTCAAGACCCTCCCCAAGCTGGAGGAGCGCCTCCGCCGCAAGGTGGGCACCTGCATCGCAGACTACGGGCTCATTGAGGAGGGCGACCGCATCCTCATCGGCCTCTCCGGGGGCAAGGACTCCTGGGCCCTGCTGGACCTCCTGATGGGACTCCAGCGCCGGGCACCCATCAAGTTCACCCTCCAGGCCCTCACCATCGACCCGGGCTTTCCCGGCTACAACCCCGACCGCATCGCAGAGGCCTGCGATGAACGGGGCGTGTCCCATCTCATCCTGGACGCTCCCATCCACACCCTGGTCCGGAAGAAGCCAGAAGTCACCCCCTGCGCCATGTGCTCCCGGCTGCGCCGCGGCGTGATGTATTCCCACGCCAAGAAGGAGGGCTTCACCAAGATCGCCCTGGGGCACCACCTGGACGACCTCATCGAGACCCTCCTCATCAACCAGTTCTTCGAAGGCCGACTCTCCACCATGCCCGTCAAGCTCACCAGCGACGACGGCGCCAACACCGTGATACGCCCCCTGGCCTACATCGAGGAGGAGGATCTGCGCCGCTTCGCCTGGCTCAGGGGCTACCCCATCGTCCCCTGCGGCTGCCCCCTCTGCGGCGCCAGCACCCTGGAGTCCCGCCGTGCCCAGATCAAGGAGCTGGTGGCCAACCTCAAAAGCAGCGCTCCGGACATCAAGTTCTGCATGCTCAACGCCATGAAGAACGTCAAGACCACCCACCTCCTGGACAGGAACCTGCTGGAACTGCCGGCGGCCTTCAGGAAGTAGCCATTCCAGCCCCCAGCAGGGGTGCCTGGGGGTTGGTCCTGGGAAGGGTGCGGCTCCAGACACCCAGAGCAACCACTTCGCGCTTTATCTGCGTGCATCCTGTTCATCGGCGGATATGAGCTTTGCTTCCGGCTGAGGGACCAAGCCCACCGACAGCCTTTGTCGCAGTCCACCCCTCATACTGTGGAGAGGGAGTCCTGCATGCGCATCCTGCACACATCCGACTGGCACCTCGGCGCGACCCTGGAGGAGCTCTCCCGAGAGCCGGACCACCGGGCCTTCCTGGACTGGCTGCGGGAGACCCTGATCTCCGAGGCCGTGGACGTCCTGATCATCGCCGGGGACATCTTCGACACCGCCAGCCCCTCCGCCGAGGCCCAGGGGCTCTACTACCGCTTTCTCCACAGCCTAGCGGGTACCCCCCTGCGCCAGGTGGTGGTGGTGGGGGGCAACCATGACTCCGCCGCCCGCCTGGACGCCCCCCGGGAGCTGCTGGGGGCCTTCGGCATCCATGTGGTGGGGGGGCTGGACGGGGATGCCGAACGCTGCCTTTGTCCAGTGCTCCGGCCCGATGGGAGTGCCGAGGCCGTCATTGCCGCCGTGCCCTTCCTCAACGAGTGGCGCCTCGGTTTCCGCCCCTCGGAAGAAGGGGACCAGCGCGAGGCCCTGGGGGCCCCCTTCCGCGCCTTCTATGCACATCTGGCCGACCGGGCCTCGGAGCGCTGGCCCGGCGTCCCCCTGGTGGCCACGGGACACCTGGCGGTGGCGGGCAGTACCAAGGATGACGCCCCCCAGGAGATCCACCTCATCGGCACCCTGGGGGGCCTGCCCACGGGCATCTTCGACCCCCGCTTCGCCTACGTCGCCCTTGGCCACATCCACCGGGCCTACGCCGTGGGCGGCACCCAGGCCTGGTACGCCGGCAGCCCCATCGCCCTGAATGCAAAGGAAGGAAGGCGCCCCCGCACCGTCAACCGGGTGGACCTCCAGGCGGGCGCCCCCCCGGTGGTGCAGATACTTGAGATCCCTTGCACCCGGCTGGTCAAAGAGTTCCGCGGCTCCCTGGAGACAGTGAAGACGGCCCTCCGGGGCCTCGCCTGGGCCGGGCCCCTGGCTCCCATGATCAAGGTCGATCTGGAAGTGGAGACCTACCA
The sequence above is drawn from the uncultured Holophaga sp. genome and encodes:
- a CDS encoding elongation factor G, giving the protein MTKSPSAPRVAALVGPFMSGKTSLLESLLFASGNVARKGSVRDGSTVGAFSPEARARQMSLDADVATFGYLEEEWTFIDCPGSVEFLQEMTGALMVADAAVVVVEPDPNRAMMAAPILRFLDEHAIPHMVFVNKMDSAQAAKYLGATVEALQHWTETPLVLRQFPLIEGESLKGYVDLSFERAFLYREHQESERIEVPENAREELAHSRQEMLEKICALDDELMSMLLEDRLPGMEEVFKVMRMGFQEAKLVPVIFGSAEKDGGVRRILKLLRHESPEASITAARLGIPEGPAPLAQVWKTVHAPHVGKQSYSRVWRGEIVDGATLAGVRVSGVHKLFGQKQEKLTRALTGEIVALGRLDPIHTSMGLTPQPVPLELEWPEPHQPVIPISLKAAKSGEEVKLSSALAKLIEEDQSFQLEQNVETQERILWGQGEIHLKNAVARLKSKFNVEVETEKPLVPYRETIRKGCEVQGRHKRQTGGHGQFGDVHFRIKPLQRGDGIVFSEEIVGGVVPRNYIPAVEEGVRDYCRQGPLGFPVVDLHVCLFFGSYHDVDSSDMAFKTAARIGMTDGLTKCSPTLLEPILKIRISVPSEHTSKAQRMVTGHRAGQILGFDAKEGWPGWDVVEAYLPQSEMNELIIELRSQTMGVGFFTWAFDHLQELEGREADRIVETRRKALEEA
- a CDS encoding Rrf2 family transcriptional regulator — its product is MKISARGRYSMQALFDLAHHSHGHAVPLHLIAERQGLSLPFLEQIFNKLKKAGIVASVRGPKGGYVLTQPCNQITVGQVLRLTDPGFYAMAQEDPGRASTALKADDKMNRILWKQLEDHITNFMNTVTLADLCVESQSNACPACTCPDYTQDLSEQFRSGKRKACCLDF
- the ttcA gene encoding tRNA 2-thiocytidine(32) synthetase TtcA, with the translated sequence MSNPCSLPGFAAPPTEADLKTLPKLEERLRRKVGTCIADYGLIEEGDRILIGLSGGKDSWALLDLLMGLQRRAPIKFTLQALTIDPGFPGYNPDRIAEACDERGVSHLILDAPIHTLVRKKPEVTPCAMCSRLRRGVMYSHAKKEGFTKIALGHHLDDLIETLLINQFFEGRLSTMPVKLTSDDGANTVIRPLAYIEEEDLRRFAWLRGYPIVPCGCPLCGASTLESRRAQIKELVANLKSSAPDIKFCMLNAMKNVKTTHLLDRNLLELPAAFRK
- the sbcD gene encoding exonuclease subunit SbcD; translation: MRILHTSDWHLGATLEELSREPDHRAFLDWLRETLISEAVDVLIIAGDIFDTASPSAEAQGLYYRFLHSLAGTPLRQVVVVGGNHDSAARLDAPRELLGAFGIHVVGGLDGDAERCLCPVLRPDGSAEAVIAAVPFLNEWRLGFRPSEEGDQREALGAPFRAFYAHLADRASERWPGVPLVATGHLAVAGSTKDDAPQEIHLIGTLGGLPTGIFDPRFAYVALGHIHRAYAVGGTQAWYAGSPIALNAKEGRRPRTVNRVDLQAGAPPVVQILEIPCTRLVKEFRGSLETVKTALRGLAWAGPLAPMIKVDLEVETYQVGLEEEVRAFVASLDPRPLLMGITQSQLHRTADQVPSEAPPPRLADLGPREVFRLLCESRGESYEELQEAFESLLALEMQA